Proteins encoded within one genomic window of Streptomyces profundus:
- a CDS encoding SDR family NAD(P)-dependent oxidoreductase, which yields MNPSDRPEAHTPPGEFTGLTALVTGGASGIGLATATLLAARGATVACLDLDPDVPAPLLGFRADVSDDASVRAAVADATEALGGLDILINNAGIGAAGTIEDNPDDEWHRVLDVNLLGVVRVTRAALPRLRASDSAAIVNTCSVAATTGLPDRALYSATKGALLALTRATAADLVRAGIRVNCVNPGTVDTPWVGRLLAAADDPAAERAALEARQPTGRLVAAEEVAEAIAQLASPRAGAVTGTAVAVDGGMHSLRLRPR from the coding sequence ATGAACCCCTCCGATCGTCCCGAAGCCCACACTCCGCCAGGGGAGTTCACCGGCCTGACCGCGCTGGTCACCGGCGGTGCCTCCGGCATCGGCCTGGCCACCGCCACCCTGCTGGCCGCGCGCGGCGCCACCGTCGCCTGCCTCGACCTCGACCCCGACGTGCCGGCGCCGCTGCTCGGCTTCCGGGCCGATGTGAGCGACGACGCCTCCGTCCGCGCCGCCGTCGCCGACGCCACCGAGGCGCTGGGCGGCCTCGACATCCTGATCAACAACGCGGGCATCGGCGCCGCCGGCACCATCGAGGACAACCCGGACGACGAGTGGCACCGGGTGCTCGACGTCAACCTGTTGGGCGTGGTCCGGGTCACCAGGGCCGCGCTGCCCCGGCTGCGCGCCTCGGACAGCGCGGCCATCGTCAACACCTGTTCCGTCGCCGCGACCACCGGGCTTCCCGACCGGGCGCTCTACTCGGCGACCAAGGGCGCGCTGCTGGCCCTCACCCGGGCCACCGCGGCGGACCTCGTCCGCGCCGGCATCCGCGTCAACTGCGTCAACCCAGGCACGGTCGACACCCCCTGGGTGGGGCGGTTGCTGGCGGCGGCGGACGATCCGGCGGCGGAACGGGCGGCGCTGGAGGCGCGCCAACCCACCGGGCGGCTGGTCGCCGCCGAAGAGGTCGCCGAGGCGATCGCCCAGTTGGCCAGCCCCAGGGCAGGCGCCGTCACCGGCACGGCCGTCGCCGTCGACGGCGGAATGCACAGCCTGCGGCTGCGGCCCCGCTGA